In Miscanthus floridulus cultivar M001 chromosome 5, ASM1932011v1, whole genome shotgun sequence, one genomic interval encodes:
- the LOC136451549 gene encoding protein NETWORKED 4A-like, with amino-acid sequence MKPPLERNPTKKRHSWWWDSHISPKNSKWLAENLEEMDKQVKEMLQLIEEDGDSFAMKAQMYYQRRPMLITHVENFYRMYRALAERYDNVTGELRKNIPTRLQSTGSLTSSEYGSELQRSPSPSPEPLQRSWTREQSPRAAGFDFFLSNRNNDSLASRKEPEDMASQSESDAKSEDGEDDSIAYTLHQRVLELEDELNTTNQKLQDANEKLEVLEEKSLRCHCDYKVNGNGAEKTTEVSDKERELEAEIVNLQEQVDSARRRFEEALSERDGEISKLKQELVDASEKLLQEKHANGLQLSELQQSVEYIRSKLERVSEEKLLVENKVKELEATNAEADKYGHELTQVAEKLSEEKFRHEAEILTMRQNIEDLKSRIGSLAREKSLLKSWFEDLEQVVGRGRSIFAE; translated from the exons ATGAAGCCGCCTTTGGAGAGGAACCCTACTAAGAAGCGCCACTCTTGGTGGTGGGACAGTCACATTAGCCCTAAGAACTCGAAATGGCTTGCAGAAAATCTCGAAG AAATGGACAAGCAAGTGAAGGAAATGCTCCAGCTGATCGAGGAAGATGGCGATTCCTTCGCTATGAAAGCACAAATGTATTACCAGAGGCGTCCAATGCTCATCACCCATGTCGAGAATTTCTATCGTATGTATCGTGCTCTAGCTGAGCGCTATGACAATGTAACCGGTGAATTGCGCAAGAACATCCCTACAAGGCTGCAATCGACGGGATCTTTAACCAGTTCAGAGTATGGTTCTGAGCTGCAGAGGTCACCCTCACCATCTCCTGAGCCATTACAGAGGTCATGGACAAGGGAGCAGAGTCCTAGAGCTGCTGGCTTTGACTTCTTCCTGAGCAACAGGAACAATGACTCACTTGCCTCCAGGAAGGAACCTGAGGACATGGCCTCACAGTCAGAGTCTGATGCGAAGTCTGAAGATGGTGAGGATGATAGCATTGCCTACacgctgcatcagagagttcttGAACTAGAGGACGAACTCAATACGACAAACCAGAAACTACAAGATGCAAATGAGAAGCTTGAGGTTTTGGAGGAGAAGAGCTTGAGGTGCCATTGTGACtataaagtgaatggaaatgGTGCTGAGAAAACTACAGAAGTTTCAGACAAAGAGAGGGAGCTGGAAGCTGAAATTGTCAATCTCCAGGAGCAAGTGGATTCAGCAAGAAGGCGATTTGAAGAGGCATTGTCTGAAAGAGATGGAGAAATCAGCAAGTTAAAACAAGAGCTTGTTGATGCTTCTGAAAAGTTGCTGCAAGAGAAGCACGCTAATGGCTTGCAGTTATCTGAGCTGCAACAATCAGTTGAATACATCAGGTCCAAACTAGAGAGAGTTTCTGAAGAGAAACTACTGGTTGAGAACAAGGTTAAGGAGTTGGAGGCAACAAATGCTGAAGCTGATAAGTACGGTCACGAACTAACCCAAGTAGCTGAGAAGCTTTCAGAGGAGAAGTTCAGGCATGAAGCTGAGATTCTCACGATGCGGCAGAACATTGAAGACCTGAAATCCAGAATCGGGAGCCTTGCTCGAGAGAAATCCCTGCTTAAATCATGGTTTGAGGACCTGGAGCAAGTTGTGGGGCGAGGAAGGAGCATTTTTGCCGAGTAA